The genomic window ATGTGACCTTTACAAAAGTAGACTGCAGGCTGTATTAGGAGAGGGAAACCCTGATGCAAAACTTATGTTTATAGGAGAAGCACCAGGAGGAGACGAAGATAAACAGGGAAGACCGTTTGTAGGAAGGGCAGGTAAACTTCTAACAAATCTTATAGAAGCGGCAGGACATAAAAGAGAGGAGTTTTATATAACAAATGTATGTAAATGCAGACCTCCCGGAAACAGAACCCCAACCCCGTGGGAAATGGAATCATGCTTTCCTTATCTGAGGGAACAGATTGATATTATCCAGCCAAAAGTTCTATGTTTATTAGGGGCTACTGCAGCAAGGGCTTTTTTAGGGAGACATGTGGCAATAACAAAAGAACGGGGTAGTGTTATAAACTGGGAAAACCACCTGCTTTATCTTACATACCACCCAGCCTATGTTTTAAGAAACCAGAACGAAGAGCTAACATTATTTGAGGATATTAAAAAAGCTATCCAGCTTGCCTATTCATGATTGAAAATTTGATCCATATGCAATATTATTAAACTGGTATAAAAATTGTATATACGGAGGGAGTTTGAAACCTCAATTAGCTTTAGCCCTTGATGTAAAAAATTCAAAAGAAGCATTTGATATTCTTAACCAGATAGAAGGGGAAAGATTAATTATAAAAATAGGATACCAGTTGTTTATAAAAGAAGGATCAGCTTTTGTTAAAAAAGTCAAAGATATGGGTTTCAGGATTTTTCTTGATCTTAAACTACACGACATACCAAACACAGTTTATAACGGTGTGAAATCTGCTGTAGAGATAGGAGCTGATTACCTGACTATACACACCCTTGGCGGAAAAGAAATGATGGAGAAAGCAGTAGAAGCCAAAAGAGGGTCTGATATGAAGCTTCTTGGAGTTACTATACTCACAAGCCATTCTGAAGATTACCTGAAATATTTAGGGACAAGATATTCCCTTGATCAGCTTGCTTTAAAACTTGCAAAGACAGCTGTTAGTCTGGGAATTGACGGGATAGTTTCTTCCCCATTTGAAGTAAGAAAGTTAAAAGAAGAAATAGAGATAGATTTTATCTCGGTAACCCCAGGAATAAGATTTTCAAAAACAGATGACGATCAGAAAAGGGCTGCAACCCCCGAGTTTGCAGTAAAAGAAGGTGCAGATATATTAGTTATCGGCAGACCTATTATAAAAGCCGAAAATAAAAAAGAGTTAATAAAGGAGATATACAAAATACTGCAAAATGCTTAAACAAAAGCTTGAAGTAAAGCTTCAGAATAAATTAGTTCTAACTGTCAGTTTAAAACAACAGCTTGCCCTTCTGCTTCTGCCTAAACTTGAACTTCAGGAAACAATTAAAGCAGAGCTTGAGGAAAACCCATTTTTAGAAGAGATAATAAATATAGAACCAGATTACGAGCCTATAAAGGATCTATCTAAGTATTATGATGAAGAGGAAGAAAAAGCATTATCAAACAGACTTGCATACAAACCCTCTTTAACAGATATCCTTGATTTTCAAATAGAAATAGAATTTGAAGGGATAGAAAAAGATATAGCCCGTGAAATAGTAGG from Persephonella sp. includes these protein-coding regions:
- a CDS encoding uracil-DNA glycosylase: MKDQLKKHIKILQELGYEYIYTEREMKNDGTQEKIKKLEKINRTIQECKKCDLYKSRLQAVLGEGNPDAKLMFIGEAPGGDEDKQGRPFVGRAGKLLTNLIEAAGHKREEFYITNVCKCRPPGNRTPTPWEMESCFPYLREQIDIIQPKVLCLLGATAARAFLGRHVAITKERGSVINWENHLLYLTYHPAYVLRNQNEELTLFEDIKKAIQLAYS
- the pyrF gene encoding orotidine-5'-phosphate decarboxylase, yielding MKPQLALALDVKNSKEAFDILNQIEGERLIIKIGYQLFIKEGSAFVKKVKDMGFRIFLDLKLHDIPNTVYNGVKSAVEIGADYLTIHTLGGKEMMEKAVEAKRGSDMKLLGVTILTSHSEDYLKYLGTRYSLDQLALKLAKTAVSLGIDGIVSSPFEVRKLKEEIEIDFISVTPGIRFSKTDDDQKRAATPEFAVKEGADILVIGRPIIKAENKKELIKEIYKILQNA